The following are encoded in a window of Vibrio azureus genomic DNA:
- a CDS encoding contractile injection system protein, VgrG/Pvc8 family, producing the protein MDVIKIRGPGFEALQPLLSDWSLTDSEGMQADRLTLTFSGEQALTNLPPSGIEWQVHIDGEYRGVYQISSVTEHLHPIKLSLQLTPAKFSVADDTGFKEPRRRTYPPATVGDVVKAVMEPHGYEVRVSPELMSLPTDHLNQNEETDSAFIARLAEKYGALAKPVDHLYVFGHRGSLASLSGQPKPSVIVTPSDAQKGAAKIAHPSNDRFRGVKALWQTLETGEHGTEQIGRSPFYQIKEAFKHAKEAQQHAAAKLAECNRKGQTFSATIRGKPGLFAESVMVLEGFVSPYSKGEWLINTVTLSGDRTSYTIQIEASRPSS; encoded by the coding sequence ATGGATGTAATTAAGATTCGTGGCCCGGGATTTGAGGCACTTCAGCCTTTACTGAGCGACTGGTCTTTGACCGACAGCGAAGGTATGCAAGCCGATCGACTGACTCTGACTTTTAGCGGAGAGCAAGCGCTGACCAATCTGCCTCCCAGTGGTATCGAATGGCAAGTTCATATTGATGGGGAGTATCGAGGGGTTTATCAAATATCATCGGTGACAGAACACCTGCATCCGATCAAACTATCGCTGCAATTGACGCCAGCTAAATTCAGTGTTGCAGATGATACGGGATTTAAAGAGCCAAGGCGTCGGACCTACCCGCCAGCAACCGTCGGTGATGTAGTCAAAGCGGTGATGGAACCCCACGGTTATGAAGTCCGAGTGAGTCCCGAACTGATGAGTCTTCCTACCGACCATTTGAATCAAAATGAAGAGACAGATTCGGCATTTATTGCTCGGCTAGCAGAAAAATATGGCGCTTTGGCTAAGCCTGTCGATCATCTTTACGTCTTTGGTCACCGTGGCAGTTTGGCTTCTTTATCGGGACAGCCTAAACCAAGCGTCATAGTGACACCTAGCGATGCACAAAAAGGGGCCGCTAAAATTGCTCACCCAAGTAACGATAGATTTCGTGGCGTCAAAGCCTTGTGGCAAACGCTTGAAACGGGCGAACATGGCACTGAACAAATTGGTCGTTCACCTTTTTATCAAATCAAAGAGGCATTTAAACATGCCAAGGAAGCCCAGCAACATGCTGCGGCGAAACTTGCTGAATGTAATCGAAAAGGACAAACATTCAGTGCAACAATTCGAGGAAAGCCAGGGCTGTTTGCAGAGAGCGTCATGGTCTTAGAAGGCTTTGTGTCACCTTACTCTAAAGGTGAGTGGCTGATTAATACGGTCACTCTTTCTGGCGATCGAACGTCGTACACTATTCAGATAGAGGCATCTCGCCCCAGTAGCTAA
- a CDS encoding glycoside hydrolase family 108 protein, producing MDYSSEFLNAFERVIGHEGKYQREYKDRGNWTSGIVGRGELKGTKFGISAMSYPELDIEHLSLEQARAIYYQDFWLKIGGRQRHAVMYQLFDAAINHGTSRAVQFLQRAVGSNDDGHYGPKTQAALLEADPNDVLLCFLAERLDFMNNLSAWATFSRGWSQRIAENLRYAALDN from the coding sequence ATGGACTATTCAAGTGAATTTCTTAACGCTTTTGAGCGTGTTATCGGTCACGAAGGTAAATACCAACGTGAATATAAAGACCGCGGAAATTGGACAAGCGGCATTGTCGGCAGAGGAGAATTAAAAGGGACTAAATTTGGCATCTCGGCCATGAGTTATCCCGAGCTTGATATCGAGCACCTTTCTTTAGAGCAGGCTAGGGCGATTTATTATCAAGACTTTTGGTTAAAAATCGGTGGTCGTCAACGTCATGCCGTGATGTATCAGCTATTTGATGCCGCGATTAATCACGGAACGTCTCGTGCTGTTCAATTCTTGCAACGAGCTGTAGGCAGCAATGATGATGGTCATTATGGTCCCAAAACCCAAGCGGCGTTACTAGAGGCCGATCCTAATGATGTATTGCTGTGTTTTTTGGCGGAACGATTGGATTTTATGAATAACCTCAGTGCTTGGGCGACATTCTCACGAGGCTGGTCGCAACGCATTGCTGAAAATTTGCGTTATGCCGCATTAGATAACTGA
- a CDS encoding alcohol dehydrogenase catalytic domain-containing protein, whose translation MTYRAMQITEPGKLELVQREMPEPGYGEVLIKVEACGICGADIFDIDGADKNQSPPRVPGHEVVGRLLSVGKGTPEFWKVGQRVGIGRLGGPCYACDACRQGHFQQCSDQPVTGSSVDGGYAEVMLARSSGLVSIPETLDSTEAAPILCAGIATFNALKKCGAEAGDTVAILGIGGLGHMAIQYAQRMGYRVVAIGRGEDIESNVLKLGAHHYVDTNKESISEACAKLGAIQAAIVTINQPTLTSELTNQLATKGRVIILGAGSQPLVFRSGALVGGEKQIQGSITGTPFENEKALKFSVLSHVRPLVETMPLELANEAFQRMKSGDAKFRIVLTMN comes from the coding sequence ATGACTTATCGTGCAATGCAAATTACAGAGCCGGGAAAACTGGAGTTAGTACAAAGAGAGATGCCAGAACCCGGGTATGGTGAAGTGCTCATTAAGGTTGAAGCTTGTGGCATCTGCGGTGCAGACATTTTCGACATTGATGGTGCAGATAAGAATCAATCTCCTCCTCGTGTTCCGGGACATGAAGTGGTGGGTCGTCTGCTATCCGTTGGAAAAGGCACGCCAGAATTCTGGAAGGTGGGACAAAGAGTTGGCATAGGCAGGCTTGGTGGCCCCTGTTACGCTTGCGACGCTTGCCGTCAAGGACATTTCCAGCAATGTTCAGATCAACCAGTAACCGGTTCTTCAGTCGATGGTGGCTATGCAGAAGTGATGTTAGCAAGATCTTCAGGCTTGGTTTCAATCCCAGAGACTCTTGATTCTACTGAGGCAGCACCGATACTGTGTGCAGGTATTGCCACATTTAATGCTTTGAAAAAATGCGGCGCTGAAGCAGGAGATACCGTGGCAATTTTAGGTATTGGTGGTTTAGGTCACATGGCCATCCAATATGCTCAACGTATGGGATACCGAGTCGTGGCTATCGGGCGTGGTGAAGACATTGAGTCAAACGTACTCAAACTTGGCGCTCATCATTATGTTGACACAAATAAAGAGTCCATTAGCGAAGCCTGTGCCAAGTTAGGCGCGATTCAAGCCGCAATCGTGACGATCAATCAGCCAACTCTAACATCCGAGTTAACCAACCAACTCGCAACGAAAGGCCGCGTCATTATTCTTGGTGCAGGTTCGCAACCCTTGGTATTTCGCAGCGGCGCTTTAGTCGGTGGAGAAAAGCAAATCCAAGGTTCCATTACAGGAACACCGTTTGAAAACGAAAAAGCACTAAAGTTCAGTGTGCTGTCTCATGTTCGGCCTCTTGTAGAAACAATGCCTTTGGAACTAGCAAACGAGGCTTTCCAAAGAATGAAATCAGGGGACGCTAAATTTCGAATTGTCCTGACGATGAATTAA
- a CDS encoding penicillin-insensitive murein endopeptidase yields MLVSQTVYSSTSICYGTTSNGHLEHGVELPSQGENFVSYSTIARLVGRSYVHSSVRDIIVNAYKNLAVQMPHTVYKYAETGLESGGRFRPHKTHQNGLSVDFMTPVKNKKGESVHLPTHPLNKFGYNIEFDASSKFEDYSIDYEALAAHIVALDKEAKRQGFDLWRVIFAPELQPNLFKTQHAEYLKKHIQFSKKRSWVRHDEHYHVDFAIPCRA; encoded by the coding sequence ATGCTTGTTTCTCAAACCGTGTATTCAAGTACCAGTATATGTTACGGCACCACATCCAATGGCCACTTAGAACATGGCGTGGAATTACCCAGTCAAGGTGAAAACTTTGTTAGTTACAGCACCATCGCTAGGCTGGTGGGGCGATCTTATGTGCACTCTAGTGTGAGAGACATTATCGTCAATGCCTATAAGAATTTAGCCGTTCAGATGCCCCATACAGTCTATAAATATGCTGAAACAGGACTTGAATCAGGAGGAAGATTTCGTCCTCATAAAACGCATCAAAACGGTTTATCAGTGGATTTTATGACTCCGGTTAAAAATAAAAAGGGAGAGTCTGTTCACTTACCCACCCACCCACTGAATAAATTTGGCTACAATATTGAATTTGATGCTTCGAGTAAGTTTGAGGATTATAGTATTGATTATGAGGCACTTGCAGCCCATATCGTTGCATTAGACAAAGAGGCAAAGAGACAGGGCTTTGATCTGTGGCGAGTTATTTTTGCTCCTGAGCTACAACCTAATTTATTTAAAACGCAACATGCCGAATACCTTAAAAAGCATATTCAGTTTTCTAAAAAACGATCTTGGGTGCGTCATGATGAGCATTATCATGTTGATTTTGCTATTCCCTGCCGGGCTTGA
- a CDS encoding metallophosphoesterase family protein, whose product MTFKAYLISDCHYDINNQYSLTSLRKVIKEIQVRDDFDAIFIAGDICNSPKHEHYVAFEQEFNEVSNKPIYAIAGNHDDLEQMKRSFFRISTDNKVETAENVDFILMDSSKKPYEPMPLGAGRVSQRDIKALSQITKTSIILIHHPIFTVGNDTFQTLGIENRSQLADEVLNNEHIRYILCGHGHYFIQINKDHVTQYMSPSSCYGFDHSMDKLEKTSLKGFLSIEIQNDELTVENVDL is encoded by the coding sequence ATGACATTTAAAGCCTATCTAATCAGTGATTGCCATTATGATATTAACAATCAATATTCACTGACCTCCTTGAGAAAAGTCATCAAAGAGATACAAGTCAGAGATGACTTTGATGCTATTTTTATTGCCGGTGATATTTGTAATAGCCCTAAACATGAACATTATGTTGCTTTTGAGCAGGAGTTTAACGAGGTATCTAACAAGCCAATTTATGCGATTGCGGGCAATCATGACGATTTAGAGCAGATGAAGCGTTCGTTTTTTCGTATTAGCACAGACAACAAGGTTGAAACTGCAGAAAACGTTGACTTTATCTTGATGGACTCTAGTAAAAAACCATATGAACCCATGCCATTAGGAGCAGGGCGGGTATCGCAAAGGGACATAAAAGCGCTTAGCCAGATTACGAAGACAAGTATTATATTGATACATCATCCCATATTTACGGTGGGTAATGATACTTTTCAGACTCTTGGGATAGAAAACCGCTCACAATTGGCAGATGAAGTATTAAATAATGAACATATTCGATATATCTTGTGCGGCCATGGACACTACTTTATCCAGATAAATAAGGATCATGTTACTCAATATATGTCACCTTCAAGCTGTTATGGCTTTGATCACTCGATGGATAAGCTTGAAAAAACGTCACTCAAAGGCTTTCTTTCGATAGAAATACAAAATGATGAACTCACTGTGGAGAACGTTGATTTGTAG
- a CDS encoding TIGR02450 family Trp-rich protein, which translates to MNRINPAKLHHSKWTAITPTNKERHFLVSAVEYDEDGAVMSCSLEAILTRKEYAIDWTELKNSEKWRQGWK; encoded by the coding sequence ATGAATCGAATTAACCCAGCTAAATTACACCATAGCAAGTGGACGGCAATTACCCCAACGAATAAAGAGAGGCACTTCTTAGTTTCCGCTGTAGAGTATGATGAAGATGGAGCAGTGATGTCTTGCTCGCTTGAAGCAATATTGACCAGAAAAGAGTATGCCATTGACTGGACAGAGCTGAAGAACAGTGAGAAATGGCGCCAAGGTTGGAAGTGA
- the rtcA gene encoding RNA 3'-terminal phosphate cyclase, which produces MNFLVIDGSQGEGGGQVLRTALTLSILTQTPIEVINIRAKRNKPGLLRQHLTSVKAAQSISEAKTEGVELGATRIRFSPKKVKPGDYHFSIGTSGSTVLVAQTIFPVLALAQEPSTITFEGGTHNGMSPSLCFFKESYLPALQQMGVNTHVDITSLGFYPAGGGHWRLTIHPTDKLIPIDVLTAGSEFEKEPQRCSFKALMSNLPDFIGQKEVAMGRKVLGWETALGEVEQHHTIGPGNSFQAKIKGNGITSLFEQTGEVGVSSERVAKRCAGRVKKFLKASAAVEEHLADQLLIPMALAGGGEFTTTEPSLHTKTNIDVIQNFLDINIQVYPEADGLWRIKVSTKSHCELKAST; this is translated from the coding sequence ATGAATTTTTTAGTTATCGATGGCTCTCAAGGAGAAGGGGGCGGACAAGTGTTACGCACCGCGCTCACATTATCAATCCTAACGCAAACGCCAATTGAAGTAATAAACATCAGAGCAAAACGCAACAAACCAGGGCTATTACGTCAACATTTAACTTCGGTAAAAGCGGCGCAAAGCATCAGTGAGGCTAAAACTGAGGGCGTAGAATTAGGCGCGACACGTATCCGATTCTCGCCAAAAAAAGTAAAGCCGGGAGATTATCACTTTTCCATAGGTACCTCAGGAAGCACCGTTTTAGTGGCACAAACCATCTTTCCTGTATTGGCTTTAGCTCAGGAACCGTCGACGATCACGTTTGAAGGTGGTACTCACAACGGTATGTCCCCTTCTCTTTGCTTTTTTAAAGAGTCATACTTGCCAGCTTTGCAACAAATGGGCGTAAATACACACGTCGATATTACCTCTCTTGGTTTTTATCCTGCTGGCGGAGGACATTGGCGACTCACTATTCATCCTACAGACAAGCTAATCCCTATTGATGTATTAACGGCAGGCAGTGAGTTTGAGAAAGAACCGCAACGTTGCTCTTTTAAAGCACTGATGAGTAATCTACCCGATTTTATCGGCCAAAAAGAAGTCGCAATGGGTAGAAAAGTATTAGGCTGGGAGACTGCATTAGGAGAAGTGGAACAACATCATACCATCGGCCCAGGCAACAGCTTTCAAGCTAAAATTAAAGGGAATGGGATAACGAGTTTATTTGAGCAAACAGGTGAAGTCGGTGTGTCATCAGAACGAGTAGCAAAACGCTGCGCAGGGCGAGTGAAAAAGTTCTTAAAAGCGAGCGCAGCGGTTGAGGAACACTTAGCCGATCAGCTCTTAATTCCTATGGCATTAGCTGGTGGCGGTGAATTCACCACAACCGAGCCAAGCTTACACACCAAAACAAACATTGATGTCATTCAAAACTTTTTGGACATAAACATACAAGTCTACCCAGAAGCTGACGGACTTTGGCGGATTAAAGTCAGTACAAAGAGCCACTGTGAACTCAAAGCTAGCACCTGA
- a CDS encoding RtcB family protein, with amino-acid sequence MCKHYNVIENAGMVPIKAWTKGVPFEEQAQQQLKNIARMPIVHSHIAVMPDVHLGKGATIGSVIPSVNAVIPAAVGVDIGCGMVATKTTLTASQLPDNLIGIRHAFEAAVPHGRTAGRRGARDKGAWHNIPDVVAGEWKKLEARFEKICHKHPAIRNSNHVNHLGTMGTGNHFLELCLDENDAVWIMLHSGSRGVGNRIGSYFIELAKKEMQRHQIHLPDMDLSYLSEGSDYFDDYVEAVEWAQDFAKKNREIMMFNAIAALRKALPVSFSTAELAVNCHHNYISREKHFGKDCFVTRKGAVSAQEGEMGIIPGSMGARSFIVRGLGNPESFNSCSHGAGRVMSRSKAKKVYSVKDHIEATQGVECRKDEAVIDEIPHAYKDIEKVMEAQKDLVEVVYTLKQIVCVKG; translated from the coding sequence ATGTGTAAACATTACAACGTCATCGAAAACGCAGGTATGGTGCCGATTAAAGCTTGGACGAAAGGCGTCCCGTTTGAAGAACAAGCACAGCAACAATTAAAAAATATCGCTCGCATGCCAATCGTACATTCACACATTGCAGTGATGCCCGATGTCCATTTGGGCAAAGGGGCCACCATTGGCAGTGTGATTCCCTCTGTAAATGCCGTGATTCCGGCAGCCGTTGGTGTTGATATCGGCTGTGGCATGGTGGCAACAAAAACCACCTTAACTGCCAGCCAGTTGCCAGATAATTTAATTGGTATCCGCCACGCCTTTGAGGCCGCCGTCCCTCATGGAAGAACAGCAGGTCGTCGTGGTGCTCGGGATAAAGGAGCATGGCATAACATTCCTGATGTGGTTGCAGGTGAGTGGAAGAAGCTGGAGGCTAGGTTTGAAAAGATTTGTCATAAGCATCCGGCCATCAGAAACAGCAACCATGTCAACCACTTGGGAACAATGGGAACAGGCAACCACTTTTTAGAACTGTGTTTAGATGAAAATGATGCGGTATGGATTATGCTGCATTCTGGAAGTCGTGGAGTGGGTAACCGGATTGGCTCTTACTTCATAGAGCTCGCTAAAAAAGAAATGCAACGCCACCAAATCCACTTGCCAGATATGGACTTGTCGTACTTATCCGAGGGCAGCGACTATTTTGATGATTATGTCGAAGCGGTAGAATGGGCGCAGGATTTTGCCAAGAAAAACCGTGAAATCATGATGTTTAATGCCATTGCTGCACTGCGCAAAGCACTCCCTGTCTCGTTCTCAACTGCTGAACTCGCGGTCAATTGTCACCATAACTACATCTCACGAGAAAAACACTTTGGTAAAGACTGTTTCGTCACCCGTAAAGGGGCAGTAAGCGCTCAAGAAGGTGAAATGGGCATCATTCCCGGCAGTATGGGAGCTCGCTCTTTTATTGTCAGAGGGCTTGGTAATCCAGAGAGTTTTAACAGTTGTAGTCATGGGGCTGGACGAGTGATGTCACGAAGCAAAGCTAAGAAAGTCTATAGCGTTAAAGATCACATTGAAGCAACTCAAGGTGTCGAATGCCGCAAAGACGAAGCCGTTATCGACGAGATCCCGCATGCTTACAAAGACATAGAAAAAGTCATGGAAGCCCAGAAGGACTTAGTCGAAGTCGTGTATACCCTCAAGCAAATTGTATGTGTAAAAGGATAA
- a CDS encoding slipin family protein — MLRTHQLVAENQRVLVFRNQVLCDVLTPGKHKIWDLKKECEFIPFDIDQLYFNDRNAERLYQSSSVLKEHISHWKLESDHVGLLYVNDLLQGIVAPNEHLYIWKEAGDIRLDTLPIEQDIAVDPQLMRLIHRAGINHASRLIRSDQTVATKPIAELNVKKDHQGLLYVDGQFIKRLSPGKHAYWQFNHDIELKTFDCRTQMLEITGQEILSKDRVSLRINLSASLKIRDTELVAKSIEKVDEYIYRALQLALREAVGTKSLDDILLDKLYVNETVKELVVEQLDAIGVTLISVGVKDIILPGEMKAILNQVVEAQKAAEANVIKRREETAATRSLHNTAKVMENNPTLMRLKELEALEKVAERIDSLTVYGGLEGLTNGLIKIA, encoded by the coding sequence ATGTTGAGAACCCATCAGTTAGTTGCCGAAAATCAGAGAGTACTCGTTTTCAGAAACCAAGTATTATGCGATGTGCTCACTCCTGGTAAACATAAGATCTGGGACCTAAAAAAAGAATGCGAGTTTATTCCATTCGACATCGATCAACTTTACTTTAATGATCGAAACGCCGAGCGCTTATATCAGAGCAGCAGCGTATTGAAAGAGCATATTTCACATTGGAAATTAGAAAGCGATCATGTTGGCCTACTGTACGTTAATGACTTATTACAAGGCATCGTTGCACCCAACGAGCATCTCTATATCTGGAAAGAAGCAGGTGATATCCGTTTAGATACTTTACCCATTGAGCAGGATATCGCCGTTGATCCTCAATTGATGCGTTTAATCCATCGCGCGGGGATCAATCATGCATCCAGACTTATTAGAAGTGACCAAACTGTCGCGACCAAGCCGATTGCAGAGCTCAATGTGAAAAAAGATCATCAAGGGCTGCTTTATGTCGATGGCCAATTTATTAAGCGTCTATCACCGGGTAAACATGCTTATTGGCAGTTTAACCACGATATTGAGTTAAAAACCTTTGATTGCAGAACACAGATGTTAGAAATCACCGGCCAAGAGATCTTAAGTAAAGATCGAGTAAGCCTTCGCATTAATTTAAGCGCTAGCCTCAAAATCAGAGACACTGAATTGGTTGCAAAAAGCATTGAAAAAGTAGACGAGTATATCTATCGAGCTCTGCAGTTGGCGTTAAGAGAAGCGGTAGGGACAAAGTCTTTGGATGATATCTTATTGGATAAGTTATACGTCAACGAAACAGTCAAAGAGTTAGTCGTCGAACAACTGGATGCCATTGGCGTCACATTAATAAGCGTCGGAGTAAAAGACATCATCCTGCCAGGTGAAATGAAAGCCATCTTGAATCAAGTGGTTGAAGCTCAAAAAGCCGCAGAAGCGAATGTCATAAAGCGCAGAGAAGAAACCGCAGCAACGAGGAGCTTACATAACACCGCTAAAGTTATGGAAAACAACCCAACTTTGATGCGCCTTAAAGAGCTTGAAGCACTAGAAAAAGTGGCCGAGCGCATTGACAGCCTCACGGTATACGGCGGCCTAGAAGGCTTAACCAATGGATTAATAAAAATCGCTTAG
- the rtcR gene encoding RNA repair transcriptional activator RtcR: MSKKTIAVSLIGTQLDFSGKREDRWAKWRPNISLCSQEDIVIDELHMLHDNHSERLASHVALDIGSVSPETQVTLYNINFSDPWDFEEVYSKLYDWCQQQRFDTEQNDYLFHITTGTHVVQICSFLLTESRHFPGRLIQTSPDKKNSNKSIGRVQIIDLDLSKYDQLATRFDREHLEGKAFLKGGIQTKNADFNRLITQVEKVAIRSSDPMLLTGPTGAGKSQLATRIFQLKKRRSMLKGDLVAVNCATLKGENAMAALFGHTRGAFTGAQKERSGYLLTAHQGMLFLDEIGELGIEEQAMLLHAIENKAFHPVGSDKTVTSDFQLIAGTNKDLKAEVAKGHFREDLLARINLWTYKLPALKERREDIPANIDYEIEAYAQKHSQRVQFNKEAKRAFEKFATSQEAIWSGNFRDLSSAITRLCTLADSSRISIDDVEDEIIRLRSAWQGPDEYRTGNLLVNYLTEYQISELDQFDIQQLNHVLSVCLRHSSMASAGRELFNVSRTKKSQTNDSTRLQKYLSKFGLKWRLIREVG; encoded by the coding sequence TTGAGTAAGAAAACCATCGCCGTGAGTTTAATAGGTACTCAGTTAGACTTTTCTGGTAAGCGTGAAGACCGCTGGGCAAAGTGGCGACCTAATATTAGCCTTTGTAGCCAAGAAGACATCGTGATCGATGAGCTGCATATGTTGCATGACAATCACTCAGAGCGCTTAGCCAGCCATGTTGCGCTTGATATTGGTAGTGTGTCACCTGAAACCCAAGTGACATTGTATAATATTAACTTTAGTGATCCCTGGGACTTCGAAGAGGTTTACTCTAAGCTCTATGATTGGTGCCAGCAGCAGCGATTTGATACCGAGCAGAATGACTACCTTTTTCATATCACAACGGGGACTCACGTCGTACAAATCTGTAGCTTTTTATTAACTGAGAGCCGCCATTTTCCGGGCCGTTTGATCCAAACCTCTCCTGATAAAAAAAATAGCAATAAATCGATAGGGCGCGTGCAGATCATAGATCTCGATCTTTCTAAGTATGATCAGCTTGCTACGCGTTTTGATCGTGAGCATTTAGAGGGTAAGGCGTTCCTAAAAGGAGGAATTCAAACTAAGAATGCAGACTTTAACCGCTTAATCACCCAAGTTGAAAAAGTTGCGATACGCTCGAGCGATCCCATGCTACTCACTGGCCCAACGGGTGCTGGAAAAAGCCAACTTGCCACTCGAATTTTCCAACTTAAAAAACGTCGCTCGATGCTGAAGGGCGATTTAGTTGCCGTCAACTGTGCAACTCTGAAAGGGGAAAACGCAATGGCTGCATTATTTGGTCACACAAGAGGTGCGTTTACAGGAGCGCAAAAGGAACGAAGTGGTTACTTACTTACCGCACATCAGGGCATGTTGTTCTTAGATGAAATAGGTGAATTAGGGATCGAGGAGCAGGCAATGTTACTGCATGCGATTGAGAACAAGGCTTTTCACCCAGTCGGCAGTGATAAAACGGTTACAAGTGATTTTCAGCTTATTGCTGGCACCAATAAGGATCTTAAAGCTGAAGTCGCCAAAGGACATTTTAGGGAAGACTTATTAGCGCGAATCAATCTTTGGACTTACAAACTGCCAGCTTTAAAAGAGCGAAGGGAAGATATTCCAGCCAATATTGATTATGAAATTGAAGCTTATGCACAAAAACACAGCCAGCGAGTACAATTTAACAAAGAAGCAAAGCGAGCGTTTGAGAAATTTGCGACTTCGCAAGAAGCTATTTGGTCGGGCAACTTTCGTGATTTAAGTTCTGCTATTACCCGATTGTGTACGCTTGCTGACTCCTCAAGGATTTCGATTGATGATGTTGAAGACGAAATTATTCGATTAAGAAGTGCTTGGCAGGGGCCTGATGAATATCGAACAGGTAATCTGCTGGTGAATTACCTTACTGAGTATCAAATTTCTGAGTTAGATCAATTTGACATTCAACAGCTCAATCATGTTCTTTCGGTATGTTTGCGTCACAGTAGTATGGCCTCTGCTGGTCGAGAATTATTTAATGTCAGTCGAACAAAAAAGTCACAAACTAATGACTCTACCCGATTGCAAAAATACCTGAGTAAGTTTGGTTTGAAATGGCGTTTGATAAGAGAAGTTGGGTAA
- a CDS encoding RNA 2'-phosphotransferase, producing the protein MTPKKIKNVSKFLSFVLRHKPDAIGLDLDQNGWANINELINKGNGSAEVSDLSYSLIQQVVASNDKKRFLISEDGLSIRANQGHSIKVDLQLKPTEPPEWLYHGTATRFLESIMATGLTSQARQHVHLSTNLDTARAVGQRYGEPVILTINAQQMHQRGLPFYLSENGVWLTEHVPTQYISNRPDVC; encoded by the coding sequence ATGACACCGAAAAAAATAAAAAATGTGAGTAAGTTTCTAAGTTTTGTATTGCGCCATAAACCGGATGCGATTGGTTTAGATCTTGACCAAAATGGTTGGGCTAATATCAATGAGTTGATTAACAAAGGGAATGGTTCGGCGGAGGTAAGCGATTTATCTTACTCTCTTATCCAGCAAGTAGTGGCCAGCAATGATAAAAAGCGGTTTCTTATTTCTGAAGATGGTTTATCGATCAGAGCCAATCAAGGGCATTCCATTAAGGTTGACTTGCAGCTCAAACCGACCGAGCCTCCTGAATGGTTATATCACGGAACAGCCACACGCTTTTTAGAAAGTATTATGGCCACAGGATTAACATCTCAAGCACGCCAGCATGTCCATCTTTCTACCAACCTTGATACCGCTAGGGCTGTGGGTCAACGTTATGGAGAACCTGTTATCCTCACAATAAATGCACAGCAAATGCATCAACGCGGTCTGCCGTTTTATTTGTCAGAAAATGGGGTTTGGTTAACTGAGCATGTTCCGACTCAGTACATCAGTAATCGGCCTGACGTTTGTTAA
- the yiaA gene encoding inner membrane protein YiaA, which yields MDKSLAPTKPYVLTALIALGIGVFTYMIGLIKSNLQLNEQGYYFVVLVFGLFSVITLQKTIRDESENLKVTLSYKYLNIICVILACVLMLIGLYNEESLLLNEKGFFGIAFILTLFSSIVVQKNIRDLEYFKEDDIVSNKTEDLPK from the coding sequence ATGGATAAATCGTTAGCTCCTACCAAACCATACGTCTTAACCGCGCTCATTGCCTTAGGCATAGGTGTATTTACCTACATGATTGGTTTGATCAAATCAAATTTACAATTAAATGAGCAAGGCTACTACTTTGTTGTATTAGTTTTTGGTTTATTTAGTGTCATTACACTGCAAAAAACAATTAGGGATGAGTCCGAAAACTTAAAGGTTACGTTATCGTATAAATATCTAAATATCATTTGTGTAATTCTTGCCTGTGTTTTGATGCTGATAGGCCTTTATAACGAAGAGTCACTACTTTTGAATGAAAAAGGTTTTTTCGGTATCGCATTTATACTCACTTTATTCAGTTCAATCGTCGTACAAAAGAATATTAGGGACCTTGAATACTTCAAAGAAGACGACATAGTATCAAACAAAACAGAAGATTTACCCAAGTAA